From bacterium, one genomic window encodes:
- a CDS encoding SLC13 family permease — MTFDQIALFALVSAVFVFLIWGKFRYDLVAFGALILSAVLGLVPKNQVFSGFGHPAVVIIALVLIVSRGLSRSGAIDMLARPVLDASRGLQAHIGIMAGLSAALSTAMNNVAALALLMPLDLQAARKAKRSPALTLMPISFASILGGMVTLIGTPPNIVIATFRENALGEPYGMFDFAPVGAAVAVVGVAYVALVGWRFVPKDRTRYDAVQELEELRGYVAEVGVNESSPFLGKQLRDLEELSEENEVQILGLVRRGRRLAGMALDEELRKSDFIVLEGAPDAINDFAGAADLKLSASRKKKRLASEALDLVEAVVPAGARVVGRSAMDVGLLARQGVTLLGISRSGRRIRDRVRKSPVQPGDILLMLGPKDQMPDVVHWLGCLSLAERGLEVTQREKAWVAVGAFVAAIVVASLGWVYLPVALAAVVALYVVLRIVPINEIYESVEWSVIILLGSMIPLSIAMEESGGTALIANQVVIWTEGMSTVTVLALLMVITMTLSDILNNVATALIAAPIGVDIAHRLDANPDAFLMAVAVAASCAFLTPIGHKNNTIILGPGGYKFGDYWRMGLPLEVLVLLVGIPMILYVWPL, encoded by the coding sequence CCTGATCTGGGGCAAGTTCCGGTACGACCTCGTCGCGTTCGGGGCCCTGATCCTCTCCGCCGTCCTGGGCCTCGTTCCCAAGAACCAGGTCTTCTCGGGATTCGGCCACCCGGCAGTCGTCATCATTGCGCTGGTCCTGATCGTCAGCCGTGGACTCTCGCGCTCGGGTGCGATCGACATGCTCGCCCGCCCGGTGCTCGATGCCTCACGGGGTCTGCAGGCGCACATCGGCATCATGGCCGGCCTTTCGGCGGCGCTTTCGACCGCGATGAACAACGTGGCCGCACTCGCCCTCCTGATGCCGCTCGACCTCCAGGCCGCCCGCAAAGCGAAGCGCAGTCCGGCGCTCACCCTGATGCCGATCTCGTTCGCCTCGATCCTGGGCGGAATGGTGACCCTGATCGGCACGCCGCCCAACATCGTCATCGCGACCTTCCGCGAGAACGCCCTGGGAGAGCCGTACGGAATGTTCGACTTCGCACCCGTGGGGGCGGCGGTGGCCGTCGTCGGCGTCGCCTACGTAGCGTTGGTCGGCTGGCGATTCGTCCCCAAGGACCGGACCCGGTACGACGCGGTCCAGGAGCTCGAGGAACTGCGGGGCTATGTCGCCGAGGTGGGGGTGAACGAGTCGTCACCCTTCCTCGGAAAGCAGCTCCGAGATCTGGAGGAGCTCAGCGAGGAGAACGAGGTTCAGATCCTTGGTCTCGTGCGGCGCGGCCGGCGTCTGGCGGGCATGGCCTTGGACGAAGAGCTCCGCAAGAGCGACTTCATCGTCCTCGAAGGGGCTCCCGATGCGATCAACGATTTCGCGGGCGCCGCGGACCTCAAGCTCTCGGCATCGCGCAAGAAGAAACGCCTGGCTTCCGAGGCACTCGATCTGGTCGAGGCGGTGGTGCCGGCCGGCGCGCGAGTCGTCGGGCGCTCGGCGATGGACGTCGGCCTCCTCGCTCGCCAGGGTGTGACCCTTCTGGGAATCTCGAGGAGCGGTCGGCGGATTCGAGACCGGGTGCGAAAATCGCCCGTCCAGCCCGGCGACATCCTGCTGATGCTCGGGCCGAAGGATCAAATGCCGGATGTCGTCCATTGGCTGGGCTGCCTGTCCCTCGCGGAGCGCGGGCTCGAGGTCACGCAGCGCGAGAAGGCCTGGGTCGCCGTGGGCGCCTTCGTGGCCGCGATCGTGGTTGCGAGCCTGGGCTGGGTCTACCTTCCCGTGGCCCTGGCGGCGGTCGTTGCCCTCTACGTCGTGCTCAGGATCGTGCCCATCAACGAGATCTACGAGTCCGTGGAATGGTCGGTCATCATCCTTCTGGGCTCGATGATCCCGCTCAGCATCGCCATGGAAGAGAGCGGAGGAACCGCGCTGATCGCCAATCAAGTGGTCATCTGGACCGAGGGTATGTCGACGGTGACCGTGCTCGCCTTGCTCATGGTGATCACGATGACCCTCTCCGACATTCTCAACAACGTGGCCACGGCGCTCATCGCGGCGCCGATCGGTGTCGACATCGCCCATCGCCTGGACGCCAACCCGGACGCTTTCCTGATGGCCGTCGCGGTCGCCGCCTCCTGCGCCTTCCTGACACCGATCGGGCACAAGAACAACACCATCATCCTCGGCCCGGGTGGCTACAAGTTCGGCGACTACTGGAGGATGGGGTTGCCCCTCGAGGTTCTGGTGTTGCTTGTCGGGATCCCCATGATCCTTTACGTCTGGCCGCTGTGA